A single Vigna radiata var. radiata cultivar VC1973A chromosome 8, Vradiata_ver6, whole genome shotgun sequence DNA region contains:
- the LOC106770922 gene encoding CAX-interacting protein 4 produces the protein MPATAGRVRMPANNRVHSSAALQTHGIWQSAIGYDPYAPNKEDKKDSSQNLPNAEPDAENAYASFQGLLQLAKITNADVDVSRGACKKCGRVGHLKFQCKNYVKIKDDNEEKDPDAMQPVGLVGLDKKLKVEKLDRRSNVESSEEEEDSDSSDSEIDSEIERIIAERSGKKISRKRSSSNKKGNSDGDGSDKDSDQRRKRGRSKKRSSKRKVSDSDDSDEEKRRRRRKRRREHRRKREKSSDEDDEYRRRQRKSRKEKRRRRSHLSDSDSSEDSIVRHKRKSKRASSSSEIDSSGHNDSRKGRHVNKSEKRRSRHHGGDE, from the coding sequence ATGCCGGCTACAGCAGGAAGGGTTCGCATGCCAGCGAACAATAGGGTTCACAGCAGTGCAGCTCTTCAAACCCATGGCATATGGCAGAGTGCCATTGGCTATGACCCTTATGCACCCAACAAGGAAGACAAGAAGGACTCTTCACAAAATCTGCCTAATGCAGAACCTGATGCTGAGAATGCATATGCTAGCTTTCAAGGTCTTCTACAGCTTGCTAAGATAACAAATGCCGATGTGGATGTATCTCGTGGGGCCTGCAAGAAATGTGGCCGTGTTGGACACCTTAAGTTTCAGTGCAAGAACTATGTGAAAATCAAGGATGACAATGAAGAGAAGGATCCTGATGCAATGCAGCCTGTAGGGTTGGTTGGGCTGGATAAAAAGTTGAAGGTTGAGAAACTGGATAGGAGAAGTAATGTTGAGAGCTCGGAAGAGGAGGAGGACAGTGATAGTTCAGATTCTGAGATTGACTCGGAGATTGAGAGAATTATCGCTGAAAGGTCTGGGAAGAAAATCAGTAGGAAGAGAAGTTCTTCCAATAAGAAGGGGAATTCAGATGGTGATGGATCAGACAAAGATTCTGACCAGAGGAGAAAGAGAGGTAGGTCGAAGAAGAGGAGTTCTAAGAGAAAAGTTAGTGATTCAGATGATTCAGATGAAGAGaagaggagaaggagaaggaagagaagaagggaACACAGGAGGAAGAGGGAGAAGTCAtcagatgaagatgatgagtaTAGACGCAGGCAAAGGAAGAGtaggaaggagaaaagaagaaggagaagccATCTATCAGATTCTGATTCATCTGAAGATTCCATTGTAAGGCACAAGCGAAAGAGCAAAAGAGCCTCATCATcttctgaaattgattcaagTGGTCATAATGATTCGAGGAAGGGCAGGCATGTCAACAAATCAGAAAAGAGAAGGAGCCGTCATCATGGGGGTGATGAATGA
- the LOC106770923 gene encoding probable ribosome-binding factor A, chloroplastic, translating to MRIVRGKAVVGSRIRCMANPRRVQMVAKQIRRELSDMLLTDKVLQYAILPETSLGADRYLSSLTTVTDVQVSGDLQVVKVFVSVFGDERGREVAIAGLKSKAKYVRSELGKRMKLRLTPEIRFIEDDSFEKGSRVIAILDKIKNEKSSGSQNKEQLNSSTNEDDDWDGEDLEEGVIYVE from the exons ATGCGAATTGTGAGAGGGAAGGCGGTGGTTGGTTCCAGAATAAGGTGCATGGCCAATCCCAGAAGAGTCCAAATGGTGGCCAAGCAAATAAGGAGAGAGCTCTCTGATATGCTCCTCACCGACAAAGTGTTGCAGTATGCTATTCTTCCCGAAACTTCCTTAGGAGCCGACCGTTACCTATCTTCCCTCACCACCGTCACCGATGTCCAAGTCTCCGGTGATCTCCAG GTGGTTAAGGTTTTTGTCTCTGTTTTTGGGGATGAAAGAGGGAGAGAAGTAGCCATTGCCGGCTTGAAGTCAAAGGCTAAATATGTTCGCAGTGAATTGGGGAAGCGTATGAAGTTGCGCTTAACTCCTGAGATACGATTTATTGAGGATGATTCTTTTGAGAAAGGAAGCAGG GTGATTGcaatattagataaaataaagaatgagAAGAGTTCAGGGAGTCAAAACAAGGAGCAGTTAAATTCATCAACAAATGAGGATGATGATTGGGATGGGGAAGATCTTGAAGAAGGTGTCATTTATGTGGAATAG